The following are from one region of the Pseudorasbora parva isolate DD20220531a chromosome 12, ASM2467924v1, whole genome shotgun sequence genome:
- the gpr34a gene encoding probable G-protein coupled receptor 34a, with the protein MSSFTNLSVGSSPEPNRSCAVEDESLRLPLALLYSLIFLFGLAGNLLALWVFLFLHSRRNSVRVFLINVALADLVLLACLPFRVLYHAQGNVWALGPRMCKLVGNLFYMNMYVSITLLGLISLDRYLKFTGSGRVKGLRWSQVTCALLWISSLVMVVPMIALTEGNEEPQKCFQYKQRTQARGKAYFNLFMVAVFWLVFVVLLVSYARIAQRLLRTSRDKPDLPNASRYARTAKKSFIVPLLFTVCFAPYHSFRGFYVSSQLRDISCETQRLMDRTNEAMLLLSALNSCLDPVMYFLLSGSVRKATVQAVSQLFRVHHEATSTHSSTTEFRRPSESHASTAAVLAISRGSLGLVTPLRSNTVHLPN; encoded by the coding sequence ATGTCCAGCTTCACCAATCTGAGCGTGGGGTCATCGCCGGAGCCGAACCGGTCCTGTGCCGTAGAGGACGAGAGTCTCCGGCTCCCTCTGGCTCTGCTTTACTCGCTCATCTTCCTCTTCGGCCTGGCTGGAAACCTGCTGGCTCTCTGggtcttcctcttcctccactCGCGCAGAAACTCGGTGCGCGTCTTCCTCATAAACGTGGCTCTAGCGGACCTGGTTCTGCTGGCGTGTCTCCCCTTCCGCGTGCTTTACCACGCCCAGGGGAACGTTTGGGCTTTGGGCCCGCGGATGTGCAAGCTGGTGGGGAACCTGTTCTACATGAACATGTATGTTAGCATCACCCTCCTGGGGCTCATTAGTTTGGACCGGTACCTGAAGTTCACCGGATCGGGCCGGGTGAAAGGGCTCCGGTGGAGTCAGGTGACCTGCGCTCTGCTTTGGATCAGCTCTCTGGTGATGGTCGTGCCAATGATCGCGTTAACCGAGGGCAACGAGGAGCCCCAGAAATGCTTCCAGTACAAGCAAAGGACTCAGGCCCGAGGGAAAGCCTACTTTAACCTGTTTATGGTGGCCGTATTCTGGCTGGTGTTCGTGGTTCTCCTCGTGTCTTACGCACGGATCGCCCAACGTTTGCTCCGAACCTCGCGGGATAAACCGGATCTTCCCAATGCGTCGCGATACGCCCGCACCGCCAAGAAGTCTTTCATCGTTCCTCTTCTCTTCACCGTTTGCTTCGCACCATATCACAGCTTCCGCGGCTTCTACGTGTCGTCTCAGCTTCGGGACATCAGCTGCGAGACCCAGCGTCTTATGGACCGAACGAACGAAGCCATGCTTTTGCTCTCCGCCCTCAACAGCTGCCTGGATCCCGTcatgtacttcctgctctcggGGTCGGTGCGGAAGGCTACGGTGCAGGCGGTTTCGCAGCTGTTCCGCGTGCATCACGAGGCCACCTCCACCCACAGCTCCACCACTGAGTTCCGGAGGCCGTCCGAGTCTCACGCCTCCACCGCGGCGGTGCTAGCTATATCTAGAGGAAGCCTGGGGCTCGTTACGCCGCTACGCTCCAACACCGTCCATCTGCCAAActga